Proteins from a single region of Manis javanica isolate MJ-LG chromosome 5, MJ_LKY, whole genome shotgun sequence:
- the AASDH gene encoding beta-alanine-activating enzyme isoform X3, whose translation MGIQVLFEITQEDVLFLASPLTFDPSVVEIFVTLSSGASLLIVPASVKVLPSKLAAVLFSHHRVTILQATPTLFRRFGSQLIKSAVLSASTPLRVLALGGEAFPSLTVLKSWREEGNKTQIFNVYGITEVSSWATFYRIPEKILNSTSKCELPVQLGFPLHGTVVEVRDTNGFTIQEGNGQVFLGGRNRICFLDDEMTVPLGTMRATGDFVTVKDGEIFFLGREDSQIKRHGKRLNIEFVQQVAEGLQQVESCVVTWYNQEKLILFMVPEKNLVKDYIFKELQKHLPSHAIPDELVLIDSLPFTSHGKIDVSELNKIYLNYINLKSECKLSGKEELWENLQHLWKCVLSLSEDPLKVPDDSLFLSSGGDSFKSIRLLSEIEKLVGTSIPGLLEIILSSSILEIYNHILQTVFPDEHLTLIKNYATKRKFSNVNQEEPNGKSLHQKSVIPLNYDNERTAFIALSRGGQILSMNTALNTTKLGHCPSVYSNDLISQTNSKHMKSLNPSALTGESKDPSCVAEVSEEGPLLTGTEKMELRVRWRSDTGKCVDASPLVVIPAIDKSSATVYIGSHSHRMMAVDLYSGKVKWEQILGGRIESSACVSKCGNFIVVGCYNGLVYVLESNSGEKYWTFTTEDAVKSSATMDPTTGVFYIGSHDQHAYALDIYKKKCVWKLKCGGTVFSSPCLSLLPHHLYFATLGGLLLAVNPATGNRVWKHSCGKPLFSSPQCCLQYICIGCVDGNLLCFTHFGEQVWHFSTRAPIFSSPCTSASEQEIFFGSHDCFIYCCSMNGHLQWKFETTSRVYATPFAFHYCNYSNEMFLAAASTDGKLWILESKSGQLQSVYELPGEVFSSPVVWESMLIIGCRNNYVYCLDLLGGKQK comes from the exons GCAACACCAACATTGTTTAGAAGATTTGGGTCTCAGCTTATCAAGTCAGCTGTTTTATCAGCCAGTACTCCTCTTCGAGTATTAGCTCTTGGTGGCGAAGCATTTCCATCATTGACTGTTCTCAAAAGCTGGAGAGAAGAAGGCAATAAAACgcaaatatttaatgtttatggTATCACAGAGGTATCAAGTTGGGCAACTTTTTACCGGATTCCAGAGAAGATCCTTAATTCTACTTCTAA ATGTGAATTGCCTGTTCAGCTGGGATTTCCACTGCATGGAACAGTAGTTGAAGTCAGAGATACTAATGGTTTCACAATTCAAGAAGGCAATGGCCAAGTATTTTTag GTGGCAGaaacagaatttgttttcttgatgatGAAATGACAGTACCACTTGGTACAATGCGAGCCACAGGAGATTTTGTGACTGTGAAAGATGGAGAGATATTTTTCTTGGGACGAGAAGACAGTCAGATCAAACGTCATGGCAAACGTCTTAACATTGAATTTGTGCAACAG GTTGCTGAAGGACTTCAGCAAGTGGAATCTTGTGTAGTTACATGGTATAATCAGGAGAAATTAATTCTGTTCATGGTGCCAGAAAAAAATTTAGTGAAGGATTACATCTTTAAAGAGCTTCAAAAACACCTCCCAAGTCATGCAATCCCGGATGAGCTTGTATTGATTGATTCTCTACCATTTACATCTCATG gcAAAATTGATGTTTCTGAGTTAAACAAGATTTACTTAAACTACATAAACTTGAAGTCTGAATGTAAGCTCAGCGGAAAAGAGGAGCTTTGGGAAAACTTACAGCATTTGTGGAAG TGTGTTCTGAGTCTCTCAGAAGATCCTTTGAAGGTTCCTGATGACTCACTCTTCCTAAGCAGTGGTGGAGATTCCTTTAAGTCTATACGGCTCCTCAGTGAGATTGAAAAACTTGTTGGCACATCCATACCTGGGCTTCTGGAAATTATTCTTAGCAGTTCTATTTTAGAGATTTACAATCACATCCTTCAAACAGTGTTTCCAGATGAACATCTGACACTTATCAAGAAttatgccacaaaaagaaaattcagcaaCGTTAATCAAGAGGAACCCAATGGAAAATCTTTACATCAAAAATCTGTCATACCTTTAAATTATGACAATGAGAGAACTGCTTTTATTGCACTGAGCAGAGGGGGTCAGATTTTATCTATGAATACTGCTCTGAATACGACTAAGTTAGGACATTGCCCTTCAGTCTATTCTAATGATTTAATTTCACAGACAAATAGTAAACACATGAAAAGCTTAAATCCTTCAGCTCTTACTGGGGAGTCAAAAGATCCATCCTGTGTTGCAGAAGTTTCTGAAGAGGGACCACTTCTGACAGGGACAGAAAAAATGGAGTTACGTGTGAGGTGGAGGTCAGACACAGGGAAATGTGTGGATGCGTCACCTCTAGTTGTAATACCAGCTATTGATAAGTCATCTGCAACTGTGTACATTGGGTCCCATTCTCATAGAATGATGGCAGTTGACCTTTACTCTGGAAAGGTGAAATGGGAACAGATTTTGGGAGGTCGAATTGAATCTTCAGCATGTGTATCTAAGTGTGGAAACTTTATTGTAGTGG GCTGTTATAATGGGTTAGTTTATGTTCTGGAAAGTAATAGTGGAGAAAAATACTGGACATTCACCACTGAGGATGCTGTCAAAAGCTCGGCAACTATGGATCCAACCACAGGAGTCTTTTACATTGGATCTCATGACCAGCATGCATATGCTTTGGATATTTAT AAAAAGAAGTGTGTTTGGAAGTTAAAATGTGGAGGAACTGTCTTCTCTTCTCCTTGTTTGAGCCTGCTTCCACATCATTTGTATTTTGCTACACTGGGAGGACTTTTACTAGCTGTAAATCCT GCCACAGGGAACAGAGTTTGGAAACATTCCTGTGGAAAACCACTCTTCTCCTCTCCACAGTGTTGCCTACAGTATATTTGTATTGGCTGTGTAGACGGGAATTTACTCTGCTTTACTCACTTTGGAGAACAG GTTTGGCATTTCTCTACCCGTGCACCAATTTTTTCATCCCCATGTACTTCAGCATCAgagcaagaaatattttttggttCCCACGATTGCTTTATCTACTGTTGTAGTATGAATGGTCACCTCCAGTGGAAATTTGAAACTACGTCAAGGGTGTATGCAACACCATTTGCTTTCCATTACTGTAATTATAGCAATGAAATGTTTCTGGCAGCAGCATCTACTGATGGTAAACTGTGGATCTTGGAATCTAAGAGTGGACAGTTGCAAAGTGTATATGAACTTCCTGGAGAAGTTTTCTCATCTCCTGTGGTCTGGGAATCAATGCTCATTATTGGATGTAGAAATAATTATGTTTATTGTCTGGATTTATTGGGTGGCaaacaaaaataa
- the AASDH gene encoding beta-alanine-activating enzyme isoform X4 — translation MVLFEITQEDVLFLASPLTFDPSVVEIFVTLSSGASLLIVPASVKVLPSKLAAVLFSHHRVTILQATPTLFRRFGSQLIKSAVLSASTPLRVLALGGEAFPSLTVLKSWREEGNKTQIFNVYGITEVSSWATFYRIPEKILNSTSKCELPVQLGFPLHGTVVEVRDTNGFTIQEGNGQVFLGGRNRICFLDDEMTVPLGTMRATGDFVTVKDGEIFFLGREDSQIKRHGKRLNIEFVQQVAEGLQQVESCVVTWYNQEKLILFMVPEKNLVKDYIFKELQKHLPSHAIPDELVLIDSLPFTSHGKIDVSELNKIYLNYINLKSECKLSGKEELWENLQHLWKCVLSLSEDPLKVPDDSLFLSSGGDSFKSIRLLSEIEKLVGTSIPGLLEIILSSSILEIYNHILQTVFPDEHLTLIKNYATKRKFSNVNQEEPNGKSLHQKSVIPLNYDNERTAFIALSRGGQILSMNTALNTTKLGHCPSVYSNDLISQTNSKHMKSLNPSALTGESKDPSCVAEVSEEGPLLTGTEKMELRVRWRSDTGKCVDASPLVVIPAIDKSSATVYIGSHSHRMMAVDLYSGKVKWEQILGGRIESSACVSKCGNFIVVGCYNGLVYVLESNSGEKYWTFTTEDAVKSSATMDPTTGVFYIGSHDQHAYALDIYKKKCVWKLKCGGTVFSSPCLSLLPHHLYFATLGGLLLAVNPATGNRVWKHSCGKPLFSSPQCCLQYICIGCVDGNLLCFTHFGEQVWHFSTRAPIFSSPCTSASEQEIFFGSHDCFIYCCSMNGHLQWKFETTSRVYATPFAFHYCNYSNEMFLAAASTDGKLWILESKSGQLQSVYELPGEVFSSPVVWESMLIIGCRNNYVYCLDLLGGKQK, via the exons GCAACACCAACATTGTTTAGAAGATTTGGGTCTCAGCTTATCAAGTCAGCTGTTTTATCAGCCAGTACTCCTCTTCGAGTATTAGCTCTTGGTGGCGAAGCATTTCCATCATTGACTGTTCTCAAAAGCTGGAGAGAAGAAGGCAATAAAACgcaaatatttaatgtttatggTATCACAGAGGTATCAAGTTGGGCAACTTTTTACCGGATTCCAGAGAAGATCCTTAATTCTACTTCTAA ATGTGAATTGCCTGTTCAGCTGGGATTTCCACTGCATGGAACAGTAGTTGAAGTCAGAGATACTAATGGTTTCACAATTCAAGAAGGCAATGGCCAAGTATTTTTag GTGGCAGaaacagaatttgttttcttgatgatGAAATGACAGTACCACTTGGTACAATGCGAGCCACAGGAGATTTTGTGACTGTGAAAGATGGAGAGATATTTTTCTTGGGACGAGAAGACAGTCAGATCAAACGTCATGGCAAACGTCTTAACATTGAATTTGTGCAACAG GTTGCTGAAGGACTTCAGCAAGTGGAATCTTGTGTAGTTACATGGTATAATCAGGAGAAATTAATTCTGTTCATGGTGCCAGAAAAAAATTTAGTGAAGGATTACATCTTTAAAGAGCTTCAAAAACACCTCCCAAGTCATGCAATCCCGGATGAGCTTGTATTGATTGATTCTCTACCATTTACATCTCATG gcAAAATTGATGTTTCTGAGTTAAACAAGATTTACTTAAACTACATAAACTTGAAGTCTGAATGTAAGCTCAGCGGAAAAGAGGAGCTTTGGGAAAACTTACAGCATTTGTGGAAG TGTGTTCTGAGTCTCTCAGAAGATCCTTTGAAGGTTCCTGATGACTCACTCTTCCTAAGCAGTGGTGGAGATTCCTTTAAGTCTATACGGCTCCTCAGTGAGATTGAAAAACTTGTTGGCACATCCATACCTGGGCTTCTGGAAATTATTCTTAGCAGTTCTATTTTAGAGATTTACAATCACATCCTTCAAACAGTGTTTCCAGATGAACATCTGACACTTATCAAGAAttatgccacaaaaagaaaattcagcaaCGTTAATCAAGAGGAACCCAATGGAAAATCTTTACATCAAAAATCTGTCATACCTTTAAATTATGACAATGAGAGAACTGCTTTTATTGCACTGAGCAGAGGGGGTCAGATTTTATCTATGAATACTGCTCTGAATACGACTAAGTTAGGACATTGCCCTTCAGTCTATTCTAATGATTTAATTTCACAGACAAATAGTAAACACATGAAAAGCTTAAATCCTTCAGCTCTTACTGGGGAGTCAAAAGATCCATCCTGTGTTGCAGAAGTTTCTGAAGAGGGACCACTTCTGACAGGGACAGAAAAAATGGAGTTACGTGTGAGGTGGAGGTCAGACACAGGGAAATGTGTGGATGCGTCACCTCTAGTTGTAATACCAGCTATTGATAAGTCATCTGCAACTGTGTACATTGGGTCCCATTCTCATAGAATGATGGCAGTTGACCTTTACTCTGGAAAGGTGAAATGGGAACAGATTTTGGGAGGTCGAATTGAATCTTCAGCATGTGTATCTAAGTGTGGAAACTTTATTGTAGTGG GCTGTTATAATGGGTTAGTTTATGTTCTGGAAAGTAATAGTGGAGAAAAATACTGGACATTCACCACTGAGGATGCTGTCAAAAGCTCGGCAACTATGGATCCAACCACAGGAGTCTTTTACATTGGATCTCATGACCAGCATGCATATGCTTTGGATATTTAT AAAAAGAAGTGTGTTTGGAAGTTAAAATGTGGAGGAACTGTCTTCTCTTCTCCTTGTTTGAGCCTGCTTCCACATCATTTGTATTTTGCTACACTGGGAGGACTTTTACTAGCTGTAAATCCT GCCACAGGGAACAGAGTTTGGAAACATTCCTGTGGAAAACCACTCTTCTCCTCTCCACAGTGTTGCCTACAGTATATTTGTATTGGCTGTGTAGACGGGAATTTACTCTGCTTTACTCACTTTGGAGAACAG GTTTGGCATTTCTCTACCCGTGCACCAATTTTTTCATCCCCATGTACTTCAGCATCAgagcaagaaatattttttggttCCCACGATTGCTTTATCTACTGTTGTAGTATGAATGGTCACCTCCAGTGGAAATTTGAAACTACGTCAAGGGTGTATGCAACACCATTTGCTTTCCATTACTGTAATTATAGCAATGAAATGTTTCTGGCAGCAGCATCTACTGATGGTAAACTGTGGATCTTGGAATCTAAGAGTGGACAGTTGCAAAGTGTATATGAACTTCCTGGAGAAGTTTTCTCATCTCCTGTGGTCTGGGAATCAATGCTCATTATTGGATGTAGAAATAATTATGTTTATTGTCTGGATTTATTGGGTGGCaaacaaaaataa
- the AASDH gene encoding beta-alanine-activating enzyme isoform X5 — MFMVSQRYQVGQLFTGFQRRSLILLLSGRNRICFLDDEMTVPLGTMRATGDFVTVKDGEIFFLGREDSQIKRHGKRLNIEFVQQVAEGLQQVESCVVTWYNQEKLILFMVPEKNLVKDYIFKELQKHLPSHAIPDELVLIDSLPFTSHGKIDVSELNKIYLNYINLKSECKLSGKEELWENLQHLWKCVLSLSEDPLKVPDDSLFLSSGGDSFKSIRLLSEIEKLVGTSIPGLLEIILSSSILEIYNHILQTVFPDEHLTLIKNYATKRKFSNVNQEEPNGKSLHQKSVIPLNYDNERTAFIALSRGGQILSMNTALNTTKLGHCPSVYSNDLISQTNSKHMKSLNPSALTGESKDPSCVAEVSEEGPLLTGTEKMELRVRWRSDTGKCVDASPLVVIPAIDKSSATVYIGSHSHRMMAVDLYSGKVKWEQILGGRIESSACVSKCGNFIVVGCYNGLVYVLESNSGEKYWTFTTEDAVKSSATMDPTTGVFYIGSHDQHAYALDIYKKKCVWKLKCGGTVFSSPCLSLLPHHLYFATLGGLLLAVNPATGNRVWKHSCGKPLFSSPQCCLQYICIGCVDGNLLCFTHFGEQVWHFSTRAPIFSSPCTSASEQEIFFGSHDCFIYCCSMNGHLQWKFETTSRVYATPFAFHYCNYSNEMFLAAASTDGKLWILESKSGQLQSVYELPGEVFSSPVVWESMLIIGCRNNYVYCLDLLGGKQK, encoded by the exons atgtttatggTATCACAGAGGTATCAAGTTGGGCAACTTTTTACCGGATTCCAGAGAAGATCCTTAATTCTACTTCTAA GTGGCAGaaacagaatttgttttcttgatgatGAAATGACAGTACCACTTGGTACAATGCGAGCCACAGGAGATTTTGTGACTGTGAAAGATGGAGAGATATTTTTCTTGGGACGAGAAGACAGTCAGATCAAACGTCATGGCAAACGTCTTAACATTGAATTTGTGCAACAG GTTGCTGAAGGACTTCAGCAAGTGGAATCTTGTGTAGTTACATGGTATAATCAGGAGAAATTAATTCTGTTCATGGTGCCAGAAAAAAATTTAGTGAAGGATTACATCTTTAAAGAGCTTCAAAAACACCTCCCAAGTCATGCAATCCCGGATGAGCTTGTATTGATTGATTCTCTACCATTTACATCTCATG gcAAAATTGATGTTTCTGAGTTAAACAAGATTTACTTAAACTACATAAACTTGAAGTCTGAATGTAAGCTCAGCGGAAAAGAGGAGCTTTGGGAAAACTTACAGCATTTGTGGAAG TGTGTTCTGAGTCTCTCAGAAGATCCTTTGAAGGTTCCTGATGACTCACTCTTCCTAAGCAGTGGTGGAGATTCCTTTAAGTCTATACGGCTCCTCAGTGAGATTGAAAAACTTGTTGGCACATCCATACCTGGGCTTCTGGAAATTATTCTTAGCAGTTCTATTTTAGAGATTTACAATCACATCCTTCAAACAGTGTTTCCAGATGAACATCTGACACTTATCAAGAAttatgccacaaaaagaaaattcagcaaCGTTAATCAAGAGGAACCCAATGGAAAATCTTTACATCAAAAATCTGTCATACCTTTAAATTATGACAATGAGAGAACTGCTTTTATTGCACTGAGCAGAGGGGGTCAGATTTTATCTATGAATACTGCTCTGAATACGACTAAGTTAGGACATTGCCCTTCAGTCTATTCTAATGATTTAATTTCACAGACAAATAGTAAACACATGAAAAGCTTAAATCCTTCAGCTCTTACTGGGGAGTCAAAAGATCCATCCTGTGTTGCAGAAGTTTCTGAAGAGGGACCACTTCTGACAGGGACAGAAAAAATGGAGTTACGTGTGAGGTGGAGGTCAGACACAGGGAAATGTGTGGATGCGTCACCTCTAGTTGTAATACCAGCTATTGATAAGTCATCTGCAACTGTGTACATTGGGTCCCATTCTCATAGAATGATGGCAGTTGACCTTTACTCTGGAAAGGTGAAATGGGAACAGATTTTGGGAGGTCGAATTGAATCTTCAGCATGTGTATCTAAGTGTGGAAACTTTATTGTAGTGG GCTGTTATAATGGGTTAGTTTATGTTCTGGAAAGTAATAGTGGAGAAAAATACTGGACATTCACCACTGAGGATGCTGTCAAAAGCTCGGCAACTATGGATCCAACCACAGGAGTCTTTTACATTGGATCTCATGACCAGCATGCATATGCTTTGGATATTTAT AAAAAGAAGTGTGTTTGGAAGTTAAAATGTGGAGGAACTGTCTTCTCTTCTCCTTGTTTGAGCCTGCTTCCACATCATTTGTATTTTGCTACACTGGGAGGACTTTTACTAGCTGTAAATCCT GCCACAGGGAACAGAGTTTGGAAACATTCCTGTGGAAAACCACTCTTCTCCTCTCCACAGTGTTGCCTACAGTATATTTGTATTGGCTGTGTAGACGGGAATTTACTCTGCTTTACTCACTTTGGAGAACAG GTTTGGCATTTCTCTACCCGTGCACCAATTTTTTCATCCCCATGTACTTCAGCATCAgagcaagaaatattttttggttCCCACGATTGCTTTATCTACTGTTGTAGTATGAATGGTCACCTCCAGTGGAAATTTGAAACTACGTCAAGGGTGTATGCAACACCATTTGCTTTCCATTACTGTAATTATAGCAATGAAATGTTTCTGGCAGCAGCATCTACTGATGGTAAACTGTGGATCTTGGAATCTAAGAGTGGACAGTTGCAAAGTGTATATGAACTTCCTGGAGAAGTTTTCTCATCTCCTGTGGTCTGGGAATCAATGCTCATTATTGGATGTAGAAATAATTATGTTTATTGTCTGGATTTATTGGGTGGCaaacaaaaataa